The nucleotide window TGAATAATGATGGTACTGCAATTTGGGGGAAGAAAATAGATTAGTTAAAATCTGAAATCTGATTAAGAAATGAAAAAATTAGTGTATTTACTTATTCTGGCTTCGTTAATTACCAATTGTAAACAAGAAGTAGCAGAATCTGTAAATGAGGAAAAGCAATCCACAAAGGAAACTGTTAAGTTGGAGATAAATAATCCGATTATAAAGGACAAGTTTACGGCAGATCCGGCGGCACTAGTTTATAATGGAACCGTCTATTTATATGCTGGTCATGATGAAGCTCCAGACGATTTTCATTTTTACAGAATGAATGAATGGCTGGTATATTCTTCACAGAATATGGTGGATTGGCAAGAGCATCCAGTTCCTTTAAAACCATCAGATTTTGCTTGGGCCAAAGGAGATGCATGGGCAGCACAAGTTATTGAAAGGGATGGCAAATTTTACTGGTATGTTACCGTAACCCACAATGATTCTCATCCAGGTAAGGCAATTGGAGTTGCGGTGGCAGATTCGCCTATAGGTCCATTTAAAGATGCACTTGGGGAGGCATTAATTACTAATGATATGACCACAGAAGTTGGGATTTCTTGGGATGACATAGATCCTACCGTTTTTATTGAAGGAGATCAGGCTTATTTATTTTGGGGCAATACAAAATGTTATTGGGCCAAATTGAAGAATAACATGATTGAGTTAGATGGGGAAATTCATACAGTTGATTTGCCAAACTTCACAGAAGCACCTTGGATTCATAAAAAAGGAGATTGGTATTATTTAAGTTATGCCTACCAATTTCCTGAAAAAACCGCTTATGCAATGAGTAAATCCATAGAGGGACCTTGGGAGTATAAAGGAATTTTAAATGAATTAGCTGGTAATTCTAACACAAACCATCAATCTATCATTGAATATAAAGGAAAGGATTATTTCATATACCATACAGGTGGAATTCAGCCTAATGGAGGAAGTTTTAGGCGATCTGTATGTATTGATGAACTGCATTATAACCATGATGGTACTT belongs to Aegicerativicinus sediminis and includes:
- a CDS encoding glycoside hydrolase family 43 protein, translated to MKKLVYLLILASLITNCKQEVAESVNEEKQSTKETVKLEINNPIIKDKFTADPAALVYNGTVYLYAGHDEAPDDFHFYRMNEWLVYSSQNMVDWQEHPVPLKPSDFAWAKGDAWAAQVIERDGKFYWYVTVTHNDSHPGKAIGVAVADSPIGPFKDALGEALITNDMTTEVGISWDDIDPTVFIEGDQAYLFWGNTKCYWAKLKNNMIELDGEIHTVDLPNFTEAPWIHKKGDWYYLSYAYQFPEKTAYAMSKSIEGPWEYKGILNELAGNSNTNHQSIIEYKGKDYFIYHTGGIQPNGGSFRRSVCIDELHYNHDGTLKRVFMTSEGIQK